Proteins encoded within one genomic window of Rhinolophus sinicus isolate RSC01 linkage group LG14, ASM3656204v1, whole genome shotgun sequence:
- the GPR61 gene encoding G-protein coupled receptor 61 gives MESSPIPPSSGNSSTLGRLPQTPGPSTASGVPEVGLRDVASESVALFFMLLLDVTAVAGNAAVMAVIAKTPALRKFVFVFHLCLVDLLAALTLMPLAMLSSSALFDHDLFGEVTCRLYLFLSVCFVSLAILSVSAINVERYYYVVHPMRYEVRMTLGLVASVLVGVWVKAVAMAAVPVLGRVSREEGAPSIPPGCSLQWSRSTSCQLFVVAFAVLYFLVPLLLILVVYCSMFRVARVAAMQHGPLPTWMETPRQRSESLSSRSTMVTSSGAHQTTPHRTFGGGKAAVVLLAVGGQFLLCWLPYFSFHLYVALSAQPISTGQVENVVTWIGYFCFTSNPFFYGCLNRQIRGELSKQFVCFFKQAPEEELRLPSREGSIEENFLQFLQGTGCPTESWVSRPLPSPKQEPAAVDFRIPGQIAEETSEFLEQRLTSDIIMSESYLRPAPSPRPES, from the coding sequence ATGGAGTCCTCACCCATCCCCCCGTCATCAGGGAACTCTTCCACTCTGGGGAGGCTCCCTCAAACCCCAGGTCCCTCTACTGCCAGTGGGGTCCCGGAGGTGGGGCTGCGGGACGTGGCTTCAGAATCTGTGGCCCTCTTCTTTATGCTCCTGCTGGACGTGACGGCTGTGGCCGGCAATGCTGCTGTGATGGCCGTGATCGCCAAGACACCTGCTCTCCGAAAATTTGTCTTCGTCTTCCACCTCTGCCTGGTGGACCTGCTGGCTGCACTGACCCTCATGCCGCTGGCCATGCTTTCCAGCTCCGCCCTCTTTGACCATGACCTCTTTGGGGAGGTCACCTGCCGCCTCTACTTGTTTCTGAGTGTGTGCTTCGTCAGCCTGGCCATTCTCTCGGTGTCGGCCATCAACGTGGAGCGCTACTATTATGTGGTCCACCCCATGCGCTACGAGGTGCGCATGACGCTGGGGCTGGTGGCCTCCGTGctggtgggggtgtgggtgaaggCTGTGGCCATGGCTGCGGTGCCAGTGCTGGGAAGGGTCTCCAGGGAGGAAGGAGCTCCCAGCATCCCCCCGGGCTGCTCGCTGCAGTGGAGCCGCAGCACCTCCTGCCAGCTCTTTGTGGTGGCCTTCGCTGTCCTCTACTTCCTGGTGCCCCTGCTCCTCATCCTCGTGGTCTACTGCAGCATGTTCCGAGTGGCCCGCGTGGCCGCCATGCAGCACGGACCGCTGCCCACGTGGATGGAGACGCCCCGGCAACGCTCTGAGTCTCTCAGCAGCCGCTCCACCATGGTCACCAGCTCGGGGGCCCACCAGACCACCCCGCACCGGACGTTTGGGGGAGGGAAGGCGGCAGTGGTCCTCCTGGCTGTGGGGGGACAGTTCCTGCTCTGTTGGCTGCCCTACTTTTCTTTTCACCTCTACGTTGCCCTAAGTGCTCAGCCCATTTCGACTGGGCAGGTGGAGAATGTGGTGACTTGGATTGGCTACTTCTGCTTCACTTCCAACCCTTTCTTCTACGGGTGTCTCAATCGGCAGATCCGGGGGGAGCTCAGCAAGCAGTTTGTCTGCTTCTTCAAGCAGGCTCCAGAGGAAGAGCTGAGGCTACCTAGCCGGGAGGGGTCCATTGAGGAAAACTTCCTGCAGTTCCTTCAAGGGACTGGCTGTCCCACGGAGTCCTGGGTTTCCCGACCCCTACCCAGCCCCAAGCAGGAGCCAGCTGCGGTTGACTTTCGAATTCCAGGCCAGATAGCTGAGGAGACCTCTGAGTTCCTGGAGCAACGACTCACCAGCGACATTATCATGTCAGAGAGCTACCTCcgtcctgccccctcccctcggCCTGAATCATGA